In the genome of Nonomuraea sp. NBC_00507, the window CCTCCCGCGTGGTCAACGGGCAGACGACGGTGGCGCCGGACATCCGCGACGCGGTGCTGCGCGCGATCGACGAGCTGGGCTACGTGCCCAACTCGGCGGCGCGCAGCCTGGTCACCCAGCGCACCGACTCCATCGCGCTGGTCATCAGTGAGCCCGGCACCAGGGTCTTCTCCGACGACCCGTGGTTCTCCATGGCGATCAGGTCGGCGTCGGTGGAGCTGGAGGAGGCCAACAAGCAGGTCGTGCTGATGCTGGCGTCCAACGCCAGGAGCCATGCCCGGGTGGAGCGCTACATCGCGGGCGGGCACGTGGACGGGGTCATGCTGATCTCCATGCACGGCGCCGACCCGCTGCCGTCGGCGCTGTCGCGCCTGCGCGTCCCCGTCGTCTCCTACGGGCGACCCGCCGTCCCCGTGAACATCCCCTACGTCGACAACGACAACCTGGGCGGCGCGGAGGCGGGCGTCAGGCACCTGGTGGAGCAGGGGCGGCGCAGGATCGCGACGATCGCGGGGCCCCAGGACATGATCGCCGGCCAGGACCGGCTGGCCGGCTACCGCAACGTGCTGCGTGACTCCGACCTCCGCTCGATCGTGGCGGTCGGCGACTTCACCCGCGAGTCGGGCGCGGTCGCGATGCGCCAGCTGCTCGGCGACGACCCGACGCTGGACGCCGTCTTCGTGGCCAACGACCTGATGGCGGTCGGCGCCCTGCAGTCGTTGCGCCAGGCGGGCCGCCGGGTGCCTGACGACGTGGCCGTGGTGGGCTTCGACGACATCGAGGCGGCGAAATACACCGAGCCGCCGCTGACGACGCTCAGACACCCGGTGATCGAGCAGGCGGCTGCCATGGTCCGGCTGCTGCTCGGCCTGTTCGAGGACGGCCCTGCGGACCCGGTGATCCTGCCGACGGAGCTGGTGATCCGCGAGTCGGCTTGACTCATTGACAAATCCGGCTGTTGACGCGATCTTGTCGGGGAGCGCTGCCTGCCCGAAGGGACACCCTCACATGCGCCGGATCGTTCTCGCGTTATGCCTGCTCACGGGCCTGCTGATCGGCACGCGGCCGGCGTCGGCCGACGTCACGGGGCCGCCCGTGCTCAACGCGCCGGTGTTCAACGACCCGACCGCCGACTCGGGCGCGGCCGGTGTCCCGAGCGCGCGGCAGTCGGCCGTCATGGACCAGCTGATCAGGCTGATCAAGGCGGTGCCGGCCGGCGGAGAGATCCGCTTCGTGATGCACGAGTTCGCCCCGGGGCACCGCTCCAGCGAGGTGGCCGACGCGCTGATCGCCGCGCACGGGCGGGGCGTTCAGGTGAAAGTGATCCTCGACAGCCTGGAGAACGGCGTCAACGACGCGGTGACCACCACGTTGCGTGCGGCGCTCGGCAGCTCGGAGTCCGCCGGGTCGTGGGTGATCCGCTGCGAATATCCTGACGAATCCGCCGTCGACCGCGGCTGCATCGCCAGGAACTACATGCACAGCAAGTTCGCGTTGTTCTCCAGCGTCGTGGTCAACGGCACTTCCCACGCCAACGTGGGCTTCCAGACCTCCTCGAACCTGTCCGACTGGTACCTGTACAACTCCTTCAACGACGCGTACACGTTCACGGACGCGACCGTCTACAACGCCTACCGCACGTACTTCGCGGATCTGCAGTCCGGCCGGCACAAGGCGGTGAACCCCGGCTACTACTGGACCACGCCCACGGGGACCGCCAACCGGGCCACGTTCATGCCCAGGCCGGTCACGGATCCTGACCCCATCGTCTCCATCCTGAAGCTGATCGAGTGCAGCTACCGCGACACCGACGGCGTCACCCGGCAGACCGACATCCGCATGGCGCTGACCGCGTTCAACAAGAACCGCGTGGCGATCGCGAACGAGCTGGTCCGGCTGCGCGGCGAAAACTGCTGGATCGACATCGTCTACTACGAGAACGCCGCCGGCGCCACGTCCAAGAACGTCGACGACACGATCCGGCAGACGCTCGCGAAGTCCGTCAACGGCAGGACCATCCAGGTCACCCCGTGCCGGTTCCGGGTGGGGACGCGGGACGTGGTGACGCACAACAAGGTCATGATGATCGACGGCTTCTACGACGACGACATCACACCCCGGGTCTACACCGGCAGCGCTAACTTCACGTACATGGAGAACTCTGACGACTCCTTCGTGCGGATCTCTGGCCGCGGCATCCACAGCCAGTACCTGTCGTGGT includes:
- a CDS encoding LacI family DNA-binding transcriptional regulator, which translates into the protein MRRPTLEAVAARAGVSRATASRVVNGQTTVAPDIRDAVLRAIDELGYVPNSAARSLVTQRTDSIALVISEPGTRVFSDDPWFSMAIRSASVELEEANKQVVLMLASNARSHARVERYIAGGHVDGVMLISMHGADPLPSALSRLRVPVVSYGRPAVPVNIPYVDNDNLGGAEAGVRHLVEQGRRRIATIAGPQDMIAGQDRLAGYRNVLRDSDLRSIVAVGDFTRESGAVAMRQLLGDDPTLDAVFVANDLMAVGALQSLRQAGRRVPDDVAVVGFDDIEAAKYTEPPLTTLRHPVIEQAAAMVRLLLGLFEDGPADPVILPTELVIRESA
- a CDS encoding phospholipase D-like domain-containing protein codes for the protein MRRIVLALCLLTGLLIGTRPASADVTGPPVLNAPVFNDPTADSGAAGVPSARQSAVMDQLIRLIKAVPAGGEIRFVMHEFAPGHRSSEVADALIAAHGRGVQVKVILDSLENGVNDAVTTTLRAALGSSESAGSWVIRCEYPDESAVDRGCIARNYMHSKFALFSSVVVNGTSHANVGFQTSSNLSDWYLYNSFNDAYTFTDATVYNAYRTYFADLQSGRHKAVNPGYYWTTPTGTANRATFMPRPVTDPDPIVSILKLIECSYRDTDGVTRQTDIRMALTAFNKNRVAIANELVRLRGENCWIDIVYYENAAGATSKNVDDTIRQTLAKSVNGRTIQVTPCRFRVGTRDVVTHNKVMMIDGFYDDDITPRVYTGSANFTYMENSDDSFVRISGRGIHSQYLSWFYGLRTACQA